In the genome of Cydia strobilella chromosome Z, ilCydStro3.1, whole genome shotgun sequence, one region contains:
- the LOC134754769 gene encoding protein PRRC2C-like isoform X1 gives MSALSTPGGGGTSAQSKPTSGKQKYQKLDINSLYCTNKNESSEPSSVKSQLSRKHGMQSLGKVPSARRPPANLPSLKTETGQDPNTNTVSTAATTAPAPATCTTQTMSVAPPSGAAAGAPGGWVPLPPPSAPYSRTEFPSLEAAAQPSHRSAEHAAPQPQLRPQTEGSWTCGGTAGVRPEGASPAPAAPAPSAAAQPPHYRAILPSFLDCTNSPLSPQLIKGSSGSGLGLGSLGALRDSRGGGGGGAPRPAPRPPATPRAVEVLTARPILREEQISSLDDISRDAGWAQHDDIDYDQKLDFSDGESSMPSASKGIHKINHNRAAVDMDRVGDSKIQEVGDEEQLWAERRQKQSNEIAQAVARARQRKAEEQRRQMSDSGAPPPTAKDSRDREPDTRDKERTDNRDRERADNRDRVDNRDKVNNEIRDTRDKERVDNRDRDRMDNRERFDNRDRDRDRMDTRDRGENRDNRGRMDNRERQDGEKERADNRDRDRNDNRERTDRDRFDRERERTDNRDRERGDRDRGDRDRGDRDRGDRERDRDRDFRDRDYGRQHDQNNPAFSKTFQQNIPPRFLKQQQNRQQDEQHKGWAFSGKQAPRRQEPPSYNAPRHAPHNGRRSYSRDYSDREDEFRRDSKEGSGQHWRSEMQDYEKVGRELDRSNSKESYKDYGDHKERRSESDRKSVERSTEQISKPSAADKLSEVFERKSIGITEAFSSDSSSNAPTTDVRNSPASNSQRESSERDFGNTSWAEASQEDHANFSSKSPTEKIVHSSENEQKPKDPVLKDEEPKRQSLPPSAGPPLQQTAAPTNMTPFAAQGQNKNHGIAVQNFSHNQPSQANSFTNQPTQPVTSLSHSQSFTDAQVSKTSNLSISKSLLEPLTNPHLQNPPTSDPMAMNVKPIFTPQKSEKELSESESICSKSSTDPAAPTVPKPNEAHSVESLHSGSESQKRNVDDKRHERFTEAFNKIPNKEPIERKSSGSGSEKKGRGGYGGGVGCGVYRGWGQRESRGRRSHRSSHSNNRASESDGSTDGAPNAERKERRRAPRSPRGMKKPDRIDDPNRPLLVDQPPPMDNMENREPFAPRGQPSRRGRGGFQGTTRPPAPAKRVTGYGPPNTKSPFSQANRAVKDMDEVKDNAPLDDKGKPGNKPRTGSSLGRGRDRRPKGTGPGPLSGEDENWETTSEHSEGGGSSGRRRSVGGRMSSQSLKGQGRNQASGNRQNNGGRNSQPGKKDALVDNKTVDITEAMTDLNITVVKKEDEVADDGFQEVRNKKNSKDTRGPTVKEETQNIAKQPRSHSNQGGGRNRSTTRNTNDKSNARGSAPVSGKTGPQYDRTRQANLAPRFVKQRQKQQMGLVTAFGPDTGAAPPPPAVNAWDKPISQTLRGNVEEPSEPIENKSGPPSQRSTPGDAPAENKPAPVGPAIAPSLATDNAGAGVLDGTTPPVETIIFENTNYKTAPPAEALKQKYQPSANTAKPQGEEMPTEVDARALTFNGDVRPPPRSIQELISDRPVTDGESTLGLPMSFDTTQKAEDSSDMKLDFAFDSDLGQLTEDKSAKSALGLPRGTHMSTSNTISPLAADLNLKIASVKKVWEMSAVAEGSEELQFAGFEEGNTETGAPPNVCKVKPTQQLQSPPPQHYNHMGYQGGYGGLSVPSPPAVLFNSSQQLLGSSQQMPQQGGLYGAFLDQSRGQFGGFPGTPYGAGSAAPYNYQPPPDMFQSLPNQYRMAAAAGGGAAFGQSGQLGNSPSTVLISSTSNSLMSASVKPSTQQIGAIGSKGGGVGGVGGVGGVNTYQQQYLGYSGPVGDASYSLQGLMPRPAPPASSYYSPYQPPAAPAPTYPLQFTQPAQSGAFSSQFLSNQLQVAAAVQQMQQQQQFRAPLQQQFAPPPAAAQPRPPPQQLKSPLHEHANGFAPLCEPASPTPQGKQPKPNVQKPPHSPPHHKYHAPPPHPPPAHTPHQHHPQHPQHPQHQQHQQHPQHPQHQQHPQHQQHQQHQQQMGGGNNGRCGGGMPRGGLAAPRYPAPIQRPHAPAMPLYRAPPAPARPHHAPPRHNLYYHHHQRSQYPLQQLPYICTLKSTHGGGVMERPSEGGEPAAAPEEAEAPPVEAQPAEVKAE, from the exons ATGTCTGCACTCTCGACGCCGGGCGGCGGAGGCACTTCGGCGCAGAGCAAGCCGACGTCCGGCAAGCAAAAGTATCAAAAGTTGGACATCAATAGCTTGTACTGTACCAACAAA AACGAGAGCTCTGAACCGTCATCTGTGAAATCTCAACTAAGCCGTAAACATGGAATGCAAAGTCTCGGAAAAGTACCCTCAGCCCGGCGTCCACCTGCCAACTTGCCTTCTTTGAAAACTGAAACTGGACAAGATCCCAATACTAA CACTGTCTCGACTGCTGCCACTACTGCCCCTGCACCAGCAACATGCACTACTCAGACTATG AGTGTCGCGCCGCCCAGCGGTGCGGCTGCGGGCGCCCCTGGCGGCTGGGTgccgctgccgccgccctcGGCGCCGTACTCGCGCACAGAGTTCCCCTCGCTCGAGGCTGCTGCTCAGCCCTCGCACCGCTCCGCAGAACACGCGGCACCGCAGCCGCAACTCAGACCACAAA CGGAAGGCAGCTGGACGTGCGGTGGCACCGCCGGCGTGAGGCCCGAGGGCGCgtcgcccgcgcccgccgccccTGCGCCCAGCGCGGCCGCACAGCCGCCCCACTACCGTGCCATTCTGCCCTCATTT TTGGATTGTACAAATTCTCCATTATCGCCGCAGCTGATAAAAGGTAGCAGCGGCAGCGGGCTAGGGTTGGGGTCTCTGGGCGCGCTCCGCGAcagccgcggcggcggcggcggcggcgcgccgcggcCCGCCCCTCGCCCGCCCGCCACGCCCCGCGCCGTCGAGGTGCTCACTGCGCGTCCCATCCTGCGCGAGGAGCAGATATCCTCGCTCGACGACATCTCGCGCGACGCCGGATGGGCGCAACATGATGACATTGATTATGA TCAAAAATTGGACTTTTCTGACGGAGAATCCTCGATGCCTTCCGCGAGTAAGGGGATTCACAAAATCAATCACAACAGAGCAGCTGTTGACATGGATCGGGTGGGAGATTCGAAAATACAGGAAGTGGGTGACGAGGAACAATTGTGGGCGGAGCGGCGACAGAAGCAAAGCAACGAGATCGCTCAGGCAGTAGCGCGGGCGCGTCAGCGCAAGGCCGAGGAGCAGCGGCGGCAGATGTCCGACTcgggcgcgccgccgccgaccgccAAGGACAGCAGGGACCGCGAGCCCGACACTAGGGACAAAGAAAGGACTGATAACCGAGACAGGGAGCGGGCCGACAACAGGGACCGCGTAGACAATAGGGATAAAGTTAATAACGAAATTCGCGACACCCGGGACAAGGAGCGTGTCGATAACCGCGACAGAGATCGCATGGATAACAGGGAACGGTTCGACAACAGGGACCGAGACCGCGATCGCATGGACACTCGCGATCGCGGAGAAAACCGAGACAACCGAGGTCGCATGGATAACAGAGAACGCCAAGATGGCGAGAAGGAGAGAGCGGACAACCGCGACAGAGACCGCAACGATAATAGAGAGCGCACAGATCGCGACCGGTTTGACCGGGAGCGAGAGCGCACAGACAACAGGGACCGCGAGCGCGGTGACCGCGACCGTGGCGACCGCGACCGCGGCGATCGCGACCGAGGGGACCGGGAAAGGGATCGCGACCGGGACTTCCGCGACAGGGACTACGGACGCCAACATGATCAAAACAATCCCGCGTTTTCCAAGACTTTCCAACAAAATATTCCGCCTCGATTCCTAAAACAACAGCAGAACAGACAGCAGGACGAGCAGCACAAGGGCTGGGCTTTCTCCGGCAAGCAGGCACCGCGCCGCCAGGAGCCACCGTCCTACAACGCTCCCCGCCATGCGCCGCACAATGGCCGCCGTTCCTATTCCAG GGATTACTCGGACCGCGAAGATGAGTTCAGAAGGGACAGCAAAGAAGGATCTGGGCAACACTGGCGATCCGAAATGCAGGATTATGAGAAAGTGGGCCGTGAATTGGACAGATCTAACTCCAAGGAGTCCTATAAAGACTATGGCGATCATAAAGAAAGGAGAAGCGAATCCGATCGGAAATCTGTGGAACGATCCACGGAACAAATCAGCAAGCCTTCCGCTGCTGACAAACTATCAGAAGTTTTTGAACGAAAGAGCATTGGAATAACGGAAGCTTtttcatctgactcgtcttccAACGCGCCTACGACTGATGTACGTAATTCGCCTGCGTCCAATTCTCAGCGCGAATCATCCGAGAGAGACTTTGGTAATACTTCCTGGGCCGAAGCCTCGCAAGAAGATCACGCTAACTTTTCATCAAAATCTCCCACTgagaaaattgtacattccagtGAGAATGAACAGAAGCCTAAAGATCCTGTTCTGAAAGACGAGGAACCCAAGCGTCAGTCTCTACCACCCAGCGCAGGACCTCCCCTACAACAGACAGCAGCTCCAACAAACATGACTCCATTCGCCGCTCAAGGTCAAAACAAGAATCATGGCATTGCGGTACAAAACTTCTCTCATAATCAACCATCTCAAGCTAATTCTTTTACAAACCAACCAACCCAACCTGTCACCTCTCTAAGTCATTCTCAGTCGTTTACGGACGCCCAAGTTTCTAAAACTTCGAATTTATCTATAAGTAAAAGTCTTCTGGAACCTCTAACCAACCCGCATTTACAAAATCCTCCTACATCTGATCCAATGGCGATGAACGTGAAGCCAATATTTACGCCGCAAAAGTCGGAGAAGGAACTCTCAGAATCTGAATCAATCTGTTCCAAGTCGAGTACGGATCCTGCAGCCCCCACGGTGCCCAAGCCTAACGAGGCACACTCCGTAGAATCTCTTCACAGTGGGTCGGAGTCTCAAAAGCGCAATGTTGATGACAAAAGACACGAAAGGTTTACTGAGGCGTTTAATAAAATTCCTAATAAAGAACCTATTGAAAGGAAATCTAGTGGCTCCGGTTCAGAAAAGAAAGGAAGAGGAGGGTATGGAGGTGGAGTCGGGTGCGGCGTCTACCGAGGCTGGGGACAGCGAGAGTCACGTGGGAGACGCTCGCACCGCAGCTCGCACTCCAACAACCGAGCCAGCGAGTCAGACGGCTCCACTGACGGCGCGCCCAACGCCGAGCGGAAGGAGcggcgccgcgcaccgcgcagccCGAGGGGCATGAAGAAACCTGACAGAATCGACGATCCTAATCGCCCTCTACTTGTTGACCAGCCTCCTCCCATGGATAATATGGAAAATCGTGAGCCCTTTGCGCCTCGAGGTCAGCCTTCTCGACGGGGGCGAGGCGGCTTCCAGGGTACCACGCGGCCACCGGCGCCCGCTAAAAGGGTTACTGGCTATGGGCCGCCAAATACCAAAAGTCCGTTTAGTCAGGCAAATCGCGCCGTTAAGGATATGGACGAAGTAAAAGACAATGCGCCGCTGGACGACAAGGGGAAACCTGGCAACAAGCCTCGCACCGGCTCGTCTCTCGGCAGAGGTCGAGACCGCCGCCCGAAGGGAACCGGGCCGGGCCCGCTTAGTGGTGAAGATGAAAATTGGGAAACGACGTCTGAACATTCCGAAGGAGGAGGATCCAGCGGCCGTCGAAGGTCCGTCGGCGGTCGAATGTCGAGCCAGTCCCTCAAAGGGCAAGGGCGCAACCAGGCATCCGGAAACCGCCAAAACAACGGTGGCCGCAACTCGCAGCCCGGCAAGAAAGATGCTCTAGTAGATAATAAAACTGTTGATATTACGGAGGCTATGACTGATCTTAACATAACTGTCGTTAAAAAAGAAGATGAGGTCGCGGACGACGGTTTCCAGGAGGTGCGTAATAAGAAAAATTCAAAGGACACTAGAGGACCTACTGTAAAAGAAGAAACTCAGAACATTGCCAAACAGCCTAGATCTCACTCAAACCAGGGCGGTGGCCGAAATAGATCGACTACTAGAAATACTAACGATAAGTCTAACGCAAGAGGTTCCGCCCCCGTGTCTGGTAAGACCGGGCCGCAGTACGATCGAACGCGACAGGCTAACCTGGCACCGCGTTTTGTGAAGCAGAGACAAAAGCAGCAAATGGGCTTGGTGACCGCATTTGGACCAGACACGGGTGCGGCACCTCCGCCGCCCGCAGTTAATGCTTGGGATAAACCTATTTCGCAAACTCTGCGGGGTAATGTTGAAGAACCCTCCGAGCCGATCGAAAACAAGTCTGGTCCACCAAGTCAGCGTAGCACGCCAGGCGACGCTCCCGCCGAGAACAAGCCGGCGCCAGTGGGGCCTGCTATCGCTCCGTCCCTCGCCACTGATAATGCTGGGGCTGGGGTTCTTGACGGGACCACGCCGCCTGTGGAAACTATTATATTCGAAAATACTAACTACAAGACTGCTCCACCCGCCGAGGCTCTCAAACAGAAGTATCAACCTAGTGCAAATACTGCCAAGCCGCAAGGCGAGGAAATGCCTACGGAAGTTGACGCCCGAGCGCTCACATTCAATGGGGACGTAAGACCGCCGCCGCGTTCTATTCAAGAATTAATATCAGATAGACCCGTGACTGACGGGGAGAGCACTCTGGGCTTGCCGATGTCGTTCGACACGACTCAGAAAGCCGAGGATTCGTCCGATATGAAATTAGATTTCGCTTTCGATTCGGATCTCGGTCAATTGACTGAGGATAAGTCGGCCAAATCTGCGCTAGGCTTGCCGCGTGGGACGCACATGAGCACTTCAAACACAATTTCGCCGTTGGCTGCGGATCTCAATTTAAAAATCGCCAGCGTCAAGAAAGTATGGGAGATGTCTGCGGTGGCCGAAGGGAGTGAAGAATTGCAGTTTGCAGGTTTCGAGGAGGGCAATACGGAAACGGGTGCTCCCCCGAACGTGTGCAAGGTTAAACCGACGCAACAGCTGCAGTCGCCGCCCCCGCAGCACTACAACCACATGGGATACCAAGGGGGATACGGCGGGCTGTCGGTGCCGTCGCCGCCCGCGGTGCTGTTCAATTCGTCGCAGCAACTCCTGGGTTCGTCGCAGCAGATGCCGCAGCAGGGCGGGCTGTACGGTGCCTTCCTCGACCAGAGCCGGGGCCAGTTCGGAGGCTTCCCCGGGACGCCGTACGGTGCCGGCTCCGCGGCACCTTACAACTATCAACCTCCGCCTGACATGTTCCAGAGCCTTCCTAATCAGTACCGCATG GCGGCAGcagcgggcggcggcgcggcgttcGGCCAGTCCGGCCAGCTCGGCAACAGCCCCAGCACGGTGCTCATCTCCAGCACTTCCAACTCGCTCATGTCTGCCTCCGTCAAGCCCTCTACGCAACAGATCGGCGCCATAG GTAGCAAAGGTGGCGGCGTCGGTGGCGTCGGTGGCGTGGGCGGAGTGAATACCTACCAGCAACAATACTTAGGCTACTCCGGTCCGGTCGGCGACGCGTCGTACTCCCTGCAGGGCCTCATGCCgcggcccgcgccgcccgcgagCTCGTACTACTCGCCGTACcagccgcccgccgcgccggcgcCCACCTACCCGCTGCAGTTCACGCAGCCCGCGCAGTCGGGGGCATTCAGCTCTCAGTTCTTGTCGAACCAACTGCAAGTCGCAGCAGCCGTCCAACAGATGCAG CAGCAGCAACAGTTCCGCGCACCGCTCCAGCAGCAGTTCGCGCCCCCGCCCGCGGCCGCGcagccgcgcccgccgccgcagCAGCTCAAGAGCCCGCTTCACGAGCACGCCAACGGCTTCGCGCCGCTCTGCGAGCCCGCCTCGCCCACGCCGCAGGGCAAGCAACCCAAGCCCAAC GTACAAAAGCCGCCGCACTCTCCGCCGCACCACAAGTAccacgcgccgccgccgcacccgcCGCCCGCGCACACCCCGCACCAGCACCACCCGCAGCACCCGCAGCATCCGCAGCACCAGCAGCACCAGCAACACCCGCAGCACCCGCAGCACCAACAGCACCCGCAGCACCAACAGCATCAGCAACATCAGCAGCAG ATGGGCGGCGGCAACAACGGGCGGTGCGGCGGCGGCATGCCGCGTGGCGGACTGGCGGCGCCGCGCTACCCCGCGCCCATCCAGCGCCCGCACGCGCCCGCCATGCCGCTGTaccgcgcgccgcccgcgcccgcacgCCCACACCACGCGCCGCCGCGCCACAATCTCtactaccaccaccaccagcgCAGTCAGTATCCACTGCAACAACTACCATACATATGTACGCTGAAAAGTACTC ATGGCGGCGGTGTGATGGAGCGGCCCTCGGAGGGCGGCGAGCCGGCTGCAGCGCCCGAGGAGGCGGAGGCGCCGCCCGTGGAGGCGCAGCCCGCCGAGGTGAAGGCCGAGTGA